One window from the genome of Diceros bicornis minor isolate mBicDic1 chromosome 1, mDicBic1.mat.cur, whole genome shotgun sequence encodes:
- the KIF20A gene encoding kinesin-like protein KIF20A, whose amino-acid sequence MSQGILSPPAGLLSDEEVVVSPMFESTAADLGSVVRKDLLSDCSVISTSLEDKQQVPSEDSTEKVKVYLRVRPLLPSELERQEDQGCVHIENVETLVLQAPKDSFAQKSNERGIGQATHRFTFSQIFGPEVGQASFFNLTVKEMVKDVLKGQNWLIYTYGVTNSGKTHTIQGTVKDGGILPRSLALIFKSLQGQLHPTPDLKPVLSNEVIWLDSKQIQQEEMKKLTLLNGGLQEEELSTSLKKSVYIESRMGTSTSFDSGIAGLSSTSQFTSSSQLDETNHQWAQPDTAPVSVPADIRFSIWISFFEIYNELLYDLLEPPSQQRKRQTLRLCEDQNGNPYVKDLNWIHVQDAEEAWKLLKGGRKNQSFASTHLNQNSSRSHSIFSIRILHLQGEGDIVPKISELSLCDLAGSERCKDQKSGERLKEAGNINTSLHTLGRCIAALRQNQQNRSKQNLVPFRDSKLTRVFQGFFTGRGRSCMIVNVNPCASTYDETLHVAKFSAIASQLVHAPPVQLGFPLLHSFIKEHSLRPSPGLETGAKTDPGLDDDIENEADISMYGKEELLQVVEAMKALLLKERQEKLQLEMQLRDEICNEMVEQMQQREQWCSEHLDTQKELLEEMYEEKLKILKESLTSFYQEELQERDEKIEELEDHLQEARQQPVAHQQSGSELSLRRSQRLAASASTQQLQEVKAKLEQCRAELNSTTEELRKYQKMLEPPPSAKPFTTDVDKKLEEGQKNIRLLRTELQKLGESLQSAERACCHSTGAGKLRQALTACDDILIKQDQTLAELQNNMMLVKLDLRKKAACIAEQYHTVLKLQGQASSTKKRLGANQENQQPNQQPPGKKPFLRNLLPRTPTCQSSTDCSPYARILRSRRSPLLKSGPFGKKY is encoded by the exons ATGTCGCAAGGGATCCTTTCTCCGCCAGCCGGCTTGCTATCAGATGAGGAGGTCGTAGTCTCCCCCATGTTTGAGTCCACAGCTGCGGATTTGGGGTCTGTGGTACGCAAGGACCTCCTGTCAGACTGCTCTGTCATCTCCACCTCCCTGGAAGACAAGCAGCAG GTTCCATCTGAGGATAGTACAGAGAAGGTGAAAGTATACCTGAGGGTCAGGCCCTTGTTACCTTCAGAGTTGGAACGACAGGAGGATCAG GGTTGTGTCCATATTGAGAATGTGGAGACCCTTGTTCTACAGGCACCCAAGGACTCCTTTGCCCAGAAGAGCAATGAGCGGGGAATTGGACAAGCAACCCACAGATTCACCTTTTCCCAG ATCTTTGGGCCAGAAGTGGGACAGGCATCCTTCTTCAACCTGACCGTGAAGGAGATGGTAAAGGACGTACTCAAAGGGCAGAATTGGCTCATCTATACATATGGAGTCACCAACTCAGGGAAAACCCACACAATTCAAG GTACCGTCAAGGATGGAGGGATCCTGCCCCGGTCCCTGGCTCTGATCTTCAAAAGCCTCCAAGGCCAGCTTCATCCAACCCCTGATCTGAAGCCCGTGCTCTCCAATGAGGTAATCTGGCTAGACAGCAAACAGATCcagcaggaagaaatgaagaaactgaccCTGCTAAATGGAGGCCTCCAAGAG GAGGAGCTGTCCACCTCCTTGAAGAAGAGTGTCTACATTGAAAGTCGGATGGGTACCAGCACCAGCTTTGACAGTGGTATTGCTGGGCTCTCCTCCACCAGTCAGTTTACCAGCAGTAGCCAGCTGGATG AAACGAATCACCAGTGGGCACAGCCAGACACTGCCCCTGTAAGTGTCCCTGCAGACATTCGCTTCTCCATCTGGATCTCCTTCTTTGAGATCTACAATGAACTGCTTTATGACCTGTTAGAACCGCCTAGCCAACAGCGTAAGAGACAGACTCTGCGGCTATGTGAGGATCAGAATGGCAATCCCTACGTGAAAG ATCTCAATTGGATTCATGTTCAGGATGCTGAGGAGGCCTGGAAACTCCTGAAAGGGGGTCGTAAAAACCAGAGCTTTGCCAGCACCCACCTGAACCAGAATTCCAGCCGCAG TCATAGCATCTTCTCAATCCGGATCCTGCACCTTCAGGGGGAAGGGGATATAGTCCCCAAGATCAGCGA GTTATCCCTCTGTGATCTGGCTGGCTCAGAACGCTGCAAAGATCAGAAGAGTGGTGAGCGACTGAAAGAAGCAGGAAACATTAACACTTCTTTACACACCCTTGGCCGCTGTATTGCTGCCCTGCGCCAAAACCAGCAGAACCG GTCAAAGCAGAACCTGGTTCCCTTCCGTGACAGCAAGTTGACTCGAGTGTTCCAAGGTTTCTTCACAGGCCGAGGCCGCTCCTGCATGATTGTCAATGTGAATCCCTGTGCATCTACCTATGATGAGACTCTTCATGTGGCCAAGTTCTCAGCCATTGCCAGCCAG CTTGTGCATGCTCCACCTGTGCAACTGGGATTCCCATTGCTACATTCATTCATCAAGGAACACAGTCTGCGGCCATCTCCTGGCTTAGAGACAGGAGCTAAGACAGACCCAGGCCTTGATGATGACATTGAAAATGAAGCTGACATCTCTATGTATGGCAAGGAG GAGCTCCTACAGGTGGTGGAAGCCATGAAAGCACTGCTTTTGAAAGAACGGCAGGAAAAGTTGCAGCTGGAGATGCAGCTCCGTGATGAAATTTGTAATGAGATGGTGGAGCAGATGCAACAACGGGAACAGTGGTGCAG TGAACATTTGGACACCCAAAAGGAACTATTAGAGGAAATGTATGAAGAGAAACTAAAGATCCTCAAGGAGTCACTGACAAGTTTTTACCAAGAAGAGCTTCAG GAGCGGGATGAGAAGATTGAAGAGCTAGAAGATCACTTACAGGAAGCCAGACAGCAGCCAGTGGCCCATCAACAGTCAGGGTCTGAATTGTCCCTCCGGCGGTCACAAAGGTTGGCGGCTTCTGCCTCCACCCAGCAGCTCCAGGAGGTTAAAGCTAAACTGGAACAGTGCAGAGCAGAGCTCAACTCCACCACTGAAg AGCTGCGGAAGTATCAGAAGATGTTAGAACCGCCACCCTCGGCCAAGCCCTTCACCACTGATGTGGACAAGAAGTTAGAAGAGGGCCAGAAG AATATAAGGCTGCTGCGGACAGAGCTTCAGAAACTTGGTGAATCTCTCCAGTCAGCAGAAAGAGCCTGTTGCCACAGCACCGGGGCAGGAAAACTTCGACAAGCTTTGACCGCTTGTGATGACATCTTAATCAAACAG GATCAGACCCTGGCTGAGCTTCAGAATAACATGATGCTTGTAAAACTGGACCTCCGGAAGAAGGCAGCATGCATCGCGGAGCAGTATCATACGGTGCTAAAACTCCAAGGCCAGGCTTCTTCTACCAAAAAGCGCCTTGGTGCCAACCAGGAAAACCAGCAACCAAACCAACAGCCCCCGGGGAAGAAACCATTTCTTCGAAACTTACTTCCCCGAACGCCCACCTGTCAAAGCTCAACAGACTGCAGCCCTTATGCCCGGATCCTGCGCTCACGGCGTTCCCCTTTACTCAAATCTGGGCCCTTTGGCAAAAAATACTAA